Within the Mycobacterium gordonae genome, the region GTTGGCGCCGATCTTGAGGCGTTCGACGGCGACGATGTCCGGGGCGTCGATTCCCATATCACGGAGCACGTGTGCCTTCGCGGCCACCGCGACCGCTTTGGCTCCGGCACCCAGCACAGCGAGGGTCGAATTCATGACGCCATCTCCAATAATGTTTGCTGCCAGAGCTTTTGCAACACCGTGAGGTCGTCTGCGGCGAGGATGTCCGGTAGTGTGCGCCACTGCGTGGCGAGCACCGGTCCCTCCGCGGAGCCCAGGAGGGCGGCCACCACCGTCAGTTCATGGCGGACTGCCTGTTGCGGTTCGGGCAGTTGTCCCAGACCGGCCAGCAAGCTCCGGTCTACTCTCAGATCGCCGGCCCCGACCTGCAGGTTGCCGAGATAGTTCAGCAGCAGCTGCGGCTCGGGGAGAGCGCACAGTCGGGTGTCGGACCGCAGATACCGCAGGAGACCGTAATCGACTGCGCTGCCGGGTATTCGCGCATGGTCGGTGGCGCCGTCGGAATGGATGCGTAGGGGGTAGATCGCAGTGAGCAGACCGACGGTGTCACTGGTGTCGACCCTGTCCTCGACGCTCTGGTCGACCTGAATATCGACGCGGCCGTGCGTCTCGAGGGCCAGCAATGGCGCCGGCGTCTGCTGGCCGCGACTGCGCCGCCATGCGGTCACCGTCCGTGCGGCCGCGGTGGCCAGCAGCTCAGGCATCGGCTGCGCCAACGACAGCAGGCGCGCCGTCACATTCGCGTCGCAGGACGAGACGCTGATAGCCAGCTCACCGGCCCGGTCGGTTTGCGGCCGCAGCCGCCGGGCTCCCAGCGGCGGATCGGCGCCGTCGAGTTCGGCGGCCCAGAAGTCACCGCTGCGCAGGTTGCGCGCCCGATCGGCGAGCAGCCGCGACCACTGCCGGTACGTCGTGTGCTCACGATAGGGAGCGACGGCTCGTCCGGCGGCCAGCGTGTGCAGCCCCGCATCGATTTCACTGAGCACTATCCGCCACGATGCCGGATCCAACGCCAGCACATGCGCCGTCAAGATCAGCACACCCGGCCCGTCGGGTACGCGCAACCATACCGCCGACAGCAGGCGTCCAGCATGGGGATCCAAGGAGGCCAACGACTTTCGCGCGTGCGTGACCACCTCGTCGACCAGTTCGCCGGTGGCCCACACCTCGCTGAGAATCTCGGCCCGGGGCTGCGCCACCAGAGTCATCGCGGCGCGGTCGAACCGGCAGCGCAGTACCTCGTGGGCGTCGAGGACCGCACCCAGCAAAACGTCCAGACGTGGGCGGGTGACCGAATCCGGCAGCCCGATGACCTCGGTGTGTGCGAGCCGCCGGGGATCGCCGTATTCGTACAACCAGTGCGCGTTGGGCAGCACCGGGATCGGCCCGGCATCCTCGTCGCCGGACGCCTGCCATACGTTCTGGGCGTCGACGGCGGCCGCCAGCTCACGAATCGTCTCGCACTCCACCATCATCCTGGCTCGCAGCGCGATGCCTCGGCGGCGAGCCGCCTGCACCACCGACAGCGCCACGATGCTGTCCAGGCCCATCTGCAGAAAGCCTGCGGTGACATCGATTTCGGCGCACTCGAGGACCGCGCTGAACGCCTCGACCAACGCCAGCTCGGTGGCCGTCTGGGCGGGGGCCGCCGCATCATCGACGAGATCGATTGCGGCGAGTGCCTTTTCGTCGACTTTGCCGTGCGAGGTCAGCGGCAGGTCGTCGACGACTACGATGTGGTGCGGGACCAGATAACGCGGCAGCGTGCGCAGCAGCATGGCGCGAAGTTCGGCGACCGGCAGCTGCTCCGCCTCGCCTGCCACGTATGCGGTGAGCCGCGGGCCCGCAGCATGACTACGGGCCATCACGTGCGAACCGCGCACCCCGGCGTGCCGGTTGAGCGCAGCGGCGATCTCGCCGGGCTCGACCCGGAACCCGCGTATCTTCACCTGGTCGTCGCTGCGGCCGACGAACTGTAGACCACCATCGGGCAAGCGGCGCACCACATCTCCGGTGCGGTACATTCTGCTGCCGACCGCGTTCGGCTCCGCCACGAACCGCGTCGCGGTCTCGGCCGGGCGCCCGAGATAGCCGCGGGTCAACTGTTCACCCGCCAGGTACAGCTCCCCGGCGACACCGTCCGGCACCGGCCGCAGCCAGGAGTCCAGGATGTAGGCGCGCGTGGTCCGCGTCGCGCGTCCGATCACCGGTTGTGCGTGCTCGCTGATGGTCGCGACGACGGCCTCCACCGTGGTCTCGGTAGGCCCATAACAGTTGAAGGCGGTCATGCCGCTGCACGCGCACTCCCGCTGAATGTCCTGCCAGGCGGCGGCTCCCAGGGCTTCACCACCGAGGGCGAGCACCGCGAGCGGAACGCGGGCAAGCAGCCCCGCATGGTGAAGTTGGGTGAACATCGAAGGCGTGGTGTCGATCAGGTCCAGACGGAAACGGTCGATGGCCGCGACCAGCGCGTCGGCGTCCCGCTGCCGGTCGTCATCCACGATGTGCACCGTGTGGCCGTCGAGCAGCGCCGCCAGCGGTTGCCAGGCCGCGTCGAAGGTGAAGGACCAGGCGTGCGCCACCCGTAGTTGCCGGCCGGCCCGCTCGGCGACCGGCCGTAGCACACGCTCGATGTGGTCGTCGGCATACGCCGAAAGCGCCCGGTGGGTGCCGATGACACCTTTCGGCGTCCCGGTGGTGCCGGACGTGAACACCGCGTAGACCGCCTGCTCGGGCGCCACCGCGGCCGGCCGGTAGTCGGCAGGCACCTCGGTGCTGACCGCAGCGTCGAACACGTCCTGATCGACGACGACGGGAGCAGCGGTCTGGCGCAAGATCTCGGCGATGCGTTCGGCGGGCATCGCCGGGTCGAGGGGCACTATCATGCCCCCGGCTTTGAGGACGGCCAGCAACGCGGTCACATAATCCGGGCCGCGGGGCAACGTGATCGCCACCGGGGTCTCGGCGCCGACGCCGGCGCCGCGCAGCGCGGTGGCCAGCCGATCCGCGTGCGCGTCCAGCGCACCGTAGGTGAGTTGACCTTCGGCCCAGCTGAGCGCTACCGAATCAGGCTGCCGTGCCGCGATTTCGGCATACCTGGTGTGGACGCCGACAGGCGACCCGGTCCGAATCGTCTGGCCGGCGGTGGGGCGCTCGCCGTCCAGCACGACGTCGACGCGGCGCAGCGGTGACTGCCAATGGTCGACCAGTCGCTGCACCACCGCCAGTAGCCGCCTGCCCAGGTCGTAGGGCGCCGCGGTACCCAGCGCCCCATCGAGCACCTCCACCAGCACCGTCAGCTCCGGGCTCAGGTGCGCGGCGATCGTCACCGGAAAGTGCGAAACACTCTCCAGGGCGACCGGCCGAAATGTCACCGCACCGGCGCGGAATTCTTTGGTGCCCACGACTTCACCCGGCGGGAAGTTCTCATAAACCAGCAGAGTGTCGAACATCTCGCCGATGCCGGCCAGGGAGCGCAATTCGGCGTGACTAAGGTAGCTGTGGTCATGCAATGCCGCGAATTCACGCTGCAGCGCAACGCATTGTGAGCCGACCGTCTCGTGCGGATTCAACCGGACCCGCAGCGGCACGGTGTTGATGAACAGGCCCACCATCCTTTCCACGCCCGTCAGCTCGCTGGGCCGGCCGGCCACCGTCACGCCGAAGGTAACATCGGCTCGATCGGTGAGGGCTGAAAGTGTTGTGGCCCAGGCGAATTGAATCAACGTGTTGAGTGTGACGCCCCGGTTTCTGGCGGCCTCGGTCAAGGCGGCGGTGGCCGCCTCATCCAGACGCAACTCAGTGCGTCGCGGCATTCCGGCTTGCGGAGGATGATTGGTGAGCGCCGGGGAGAGCAGGGTCGGGCCGTCCAGGTTCGCCAGGTGATCAGCCCACAAAGCCCGACTGGCGGTTTCGTCGCGACTCGCCAGCCAGCCGATGTAGTCGCGATAAGGGCGCGGCGGAGCCGGCAACGCAGCCGTATCGCCGCCTGCGCGATACAGGGCGAGTAGTTCGGAAACGAAGAGCGGCAGCGACCAGCCGTCGATGATGATGTGGTGCGCGACGATTACCAGATGCCAACGGCAGTCCGGCAGTTCGATGAGCAGGAACCGGATCAGCGGCCCGTGGCCCACGTCGAAACGGCGCCGCCGCTCCCGGGCTGCCAGCGCGGCCACGTCGTCGGGCCGAGCCTGTACCACCGCCCAGGGCACCTCCGCCGTGGTGGGAACCACCTGCACCGGTCGGCTGAGGTTGCCGTGCACGAAGCTCGCTCGCAGGTTGGGGTGCCGGTCCAACATCGTCGCCGCGCAGGCTCGCAACAACGCTGCGTCGAGCGGCCCGGTCACCTCGGCCGCCATCGCAATGACATAGGGATCGGCCGTACCGGCCTCCACGTCGAGCAACGTCGCCATCGAAAACAGTCCGCGTTGCAACGGGCTGAGCGCCATCACGTCCGCGACCGCCGGCAGTGCGTCAGCGCGTGTCACGGCTGCTGATCCCAGGATGCAGTCAATGCCGAAAGTTCCTCGGCGGACAGCCCAGAAGTAGTCATCGGCGCGTAATGCGTGTTTTGCGAATCTGTTTCGCTTTGCGCCTTGGCGTCCAGCGTGGCGGCGAGCTCGTGCAGCACAGGGTGCTCGAAGATCATCCGCGGGGTTAGCGGCAGGCCGGCTTCCCTGGCCTGCGCGGCCGCCCGCACCGCCAGGATGCTGTCCCCGCCGAGGTTGAAGAAGTCGTCGTATCGCCCAATCTGCGCGGCGTCGTCGAGCACCTCACTCAGAATGCCGGCGAGTAGGCGTTCGGTGGCCGTGCCGGGCGGCTCGGCCGCGGCGGCTGGGGCAGGCTTGGGTTGCGTTGTGCCGGTCGCTTCGGCCAGGAGTTCCAGCTGCCCGTCGCAGTCCCATCGGCCGCGCTCACCGGTGCGGTAGAGGCGCGAGCCCGGCCGGGTGGCGAACGGGTCGGCAATGAACCGGGTTGCGGTCGACGAGGGCCGCGTCGATCTGCCGCCGACCGCAACGCCGCCGCCGAAATAGACGTCGCCGACCACACCTTGCGGCACTGGCCTGAGCGACTCGTCGAGAAGGTAGACCCGTGCGGTGTCGGCGCCGGCATCGCATCGGGCCAGGATGCGCTGGGTTTCTTGGGCACTGGCGATCTCGACATCCCGCAGCGTTTGGTCCGGTTGGTCCGCGAACGCCTCGGCGAGGCGGACCAGCCAGTCGGCGAATCGCTGGCCAGTGCTGCGCCGATACAAGTCGGTGCGGTAGATGACGTGACCGCGGTATCCGTCGTCGCACGCGAAGAAATTGACCGAGATGTCCGCGTGGGCGGCGTCAAAGGTCGGCTCTAGTGCGGTGAAGGCGGTGTCGCCGTCCGGTCCGGACTCGATGACCCGGCCTGCGGGCAGCTGGTCGCGGACATGGACCACGACGTCGAACAGCGGATTGCGCGACAACGACCGGACCGGACGAACCGCATCCACCACTTGGTCGAACGGCAGGTCCTGATGCTGGTAGGCGGCCAGCGCCATATCCCTGGTGCGGGTCAGCACCTCACGCAAGGCTGGGTTTCCCCGAAGGTCGTTACGCAGCACCACAATGTTGATGAAGAATCCGACGAGTTGGTCCAGCTCGGATTCGTTGCGCCCGGAGACCGGGGTGCCGATCGGAATGTCGATACTGCCACCGGCTTTGTGCAGGGCCACCGCGACGACGGCCTGCAGCGACATGAATTCGGTGACGCCCAGTTCACGATTGAGCGCAGTCAATTTGTCGCGGGTAGCCGCGCTGATCCGGAACTCCACGGCGTCGCCCGCGCCGCCGAGCACCGGCGGGCGCGGGAAGTCCGGGCGCAAACCGTTTTCGGTGGGCAGACCGTCGAGTTGGCGGATCCAGTAATCTCGTTGCGGCCCGGCGATTCCCGCGCTTTCCGCGAGCAGCTCGTCCTGCCAGATGCCGTAATCGGCGTACTGGACAGGCAGCGGCGCCCACGAGGGTTGCTGCCCGGCTCCGCGCGCCCGATAGGCCGTCAAAACGTCGGTGAACAGCACCCCGGCTGACCAATGGTCGCCCGCAATGTGGTGCAGCACCAGCGAAAGCACCGTCTGCTCTGGTGTGCTCAGCAGTGCGGCGCGGATCGGCCAATCGGTCTCCAGGTCGATGACCTGACCCCGCTCTTCTTCGAGTTGATGGCGCAGCCACTCCTGATGGGGCCCGTCCGCGCAGCGCACCGGCACCTGCTGCGGCGGGTTGATGATCTGGTACGGAATACCGTCGAATTCACGGTAGGTGGTGCGCAGAATCTCATGCCGCGCCACCACGTCGGTGATCGCCGATGTCAGCGCCTCGGCGTTCACCGGGCCCCGCAGCGCGGCGGCGAAGGGAATGTTGTTGTAGGCGTTCGGCCCGTCGACGCGGTAGGTGAACCAGCTGCGCATCTGGGCGGAGGACAACCGCACCGGCCCTTGGTGGTCAGTAGGCATCAACCGTGGCCGCGCTGAGGCCGGGGCGCGGGTGTCCAGGTGCGCGGCCAACCGGGACACTGTGGCGAATTCGAAGATCTCCCGCACACCGACATCAACCGAAAACGCGTTGCGCAGCGCGGCAACAAGTTTGGTAGCCAGCAGGGAGTGACCGCCGAGCTCGAAGAACGAGTCGTCGGCACCCACGCGGTCCCGGCCGAGAAGATCTCCGAACATGGCCGCAACGCGCTGCTCGGTGGCGGTCTGGCACTCACGGAACTCGGTGGCGGTGCCGACGTCAGGATCCGGGAGGGCGGCGCGGTCGATCTTGCCGTGTGTGGTGATCGGAATCTCCTGCAGCACCACGTAGGCCGCGGGCACCATGTACTCGGGCAGCGCCGCTGCCACCCGGGCCCGGATCCGGTCCAGGTCGACTTCGGCCGACGCGTCCGGACCCTGGGCCGGCGTGACGTAGCCGACCAGGCTCTTGCCTAGGCGGGGCAGATCGCTCACCACGACGACGGCCTGTCCGACGGTGGGATCCACCGAGATGGCGGCGGCGACGTCACCGAGTTCGATGCGGAAGCCGCGGATCTTGACCTGTTCGTCAGCGCGGCCGACGAACTCGATGTCACCCTGGGCGTTGCGCCGGGCCAGGTCTCCCGATCGGTACATGCGGGCACCGGGGTTGAACGGATCGGCAACGAAACGTTGTGCGGTCAGCGCCGTGCGCCGGTGATAGCCATAGGCGACATGGGTTCCGCCGATGTAGATTTCGCCGATCACGCCGACGGGTACCGGCTGCAGCGAGTCGTCGAGCAGATAGATGTTGGTGTTGATTTTGGGGCGCCCGATGGGAACGATGCGGGTGCCCTGCGGACCCTGGACCTTGAAACGGCTGGCGTTGATCACGGTTTCGGTCGGACCGTAGAAGTTGTGCAACAGTGCGTCGAAAGTGGCATGGAACCGGTCAGCCACTTCACCGGGCAGCGGCTCCCCGCCGATCGGCACCCGTTGCAGGGTCCGCCACTGGTTGACGCCGGGCAACGAGAGGAACAGCCCCAGCAGCGAAGGCACGAAGTGCATCGCAGTGATGCCCTCGTCGCGCAAGAGCGCGGTGAGGTAGCCGATGTCGGTCAGCCCGCCGGGTCGTGGGATCACCATCCTGGCACCGCACGCCAGCGTGCCGAAGATCTCGGCGATAGACACATCGAAGCTCGGCGAGGCGACCTGCAGCAGGCGGTCGGCGCTGTCGACCTCGTACTCGTCTTTGAACCAGACGAAGTATTCCGCGACGGGACGATGAGGCACGGCGACGCCCTTGGGCAGGCCGGTGGTTCCGGAGGTGTAGATCAGGTACGCATTGTTGTCGGGCCGCAGCGGACGGACGCGGTCGGCGTCGGTGAGATCGTCGGCGCAATAGCCGCCCAGATCACGTACCGGTTCGCGCACAACGAGTTTCGCATCGCAGTCGTCGAGGATGAAGTCCAGCCGGTCCTGCGGATATTCGGGATCCACCGGAACGTAGACGGCACCGGACTTGACCAGCCCCAGCGCTGTGATAACAAGGTCGGGCGACTTGTCCAGCAACACGGCGACCCGGTCTTCGCTGCCGATGCCCTGCTCGACGAGCCAGTGCGCCAACCGGTTCGACTCCTCGTTGAGTTCGCGGTAACTGAAGTGTTTGCCCTCGTAGACGATGGCCGTGGCGTCGGGGTTGCGCCGGGTCTGCTCGGACACCAGATCGACCAGAGTCTTCGCCGGCGTGGTGAACCGCTCCCCGCGCATGACGTCGTGTAGCCACTGCGACTCGCGCCCATTCGTCAGGGCCAGTTGCGACAACAACGTGTCCGGAGCGGTCAGCGCGTGCTCGAGCAGCACCGTGAAGTGCTCGAGCAATTGCCGCACCAACGGTGGCTCGAGAATCTCCAGCAGATACTCGGCCTCAACCAGCACGCCGGACCGGTCGAATTCGACCATCAGGCCCAGCGGCAATTGTGTGACGTTGCTGCGCAGTTCGTCACGTCGGCACACGGTGCCCGGCGGATTGAAGCCGCCGCCGTCAGGCTCGCGAAAACCGAAGCTGACCCTGGTCATCCGTTCGGCGCCATGGCGGCGATCGGGGTTCAATTCCCGCACGACGCGATCGAGATTGATGCGTTGATGAGCGAATGCCCCGGCGGCGGTGTCGCGGGTCGCCGTCAAGAGCGCGCGAAAGGTCATCCTGGGCTGCGGGCGCAACCGCATC harbors:
- a CDS encoding non-ribosomal peptide synthetase, with translation MTRADALPAVADVMALSPLQRGLFSMATLLDVEAGTADPYVIAMAAEVTGPLDAALLRACAATMLDRHPNLRASFVHGNLSRPVQVVPTTAEVPWAVVQARPDDVAALAARERRRRFDVGHGPLIRFLLIELPDCRWHLVIVAHHIIIDGWSLPLFVSELLALYRAGGDTAALPAPPRPYRDYIGWLASRDETASRALWADHLANLDGPTLLSPALTNHPPQAGMPRRTELRLDEAATAALTEAARNRGVTLNTLIQFAWATTLSALTDRADVTFGVTVAGRPSELTGVERMVGLFINTVPLRVRLNPHETVGSQCVALQREFAALHDHSYLSHAELRSLAGIGEMFDTLLVYENFPPGEVVGTKEFRAGAVTFRPVALESVSHFPVTIAAHLSPELTVLVEVLDGALGTAAPYDLGRRLLAVVQRLVDHWQSPLRRVDVVLDGERPTAGQTIRTGSPVGVHTRYAEIAARQPDSVALSWAEGQLTYGALDAHADRLATALRGAGVGAETPVAITLPRGPDYVTALLAVLKAGGMIVPLDPAMPAERIAEILRQTAAPVVVDQDVFDAAVSTEVPADYRPAAVAPEQAVYAVFTSGTTGTPKGVIGTHRALSAYADDHIERVLRPVAERAGRQLRVAHAWSFTFDAAWQPLAALLDGHTVHIVDDDRQRDADALVAAIDRFRLDLIDTTPSMFTQLHHAGLLARVPLAVLALGGEALGAAAWQDIQRECACSGMTAFNCYGPTETTVEAVVATISEHAQPVIGRATRTTRAYILDSWLRPVPDGVAGELYLAGEQLTRGYLGRPAETATRFVAEPNAVGSRMYRTGDVVRRLPDGGLQFVGRSDDQVKIRGFRVEPGEIAAALNRHAGVRGSHVMARSHAAGPRLTAYVAGEAEQLPVAELRAMLLRTLPRYLVPHHIVVVDDLPLTSHGKVDEKALAAIDLVDDAAAPAQTATELALVEAFSAVLECAEIDVTAGFLQMGLDSIVALSVVQAARRRGIALRARMMVECETIRELAAAVDAQNVWQASGDEDAGPIPVLPNAHWLYEYGDPRRLAHTEVIGLPDSVTRPRLDVLLGAVLDAHEVLRCRFDRAAMTLVAQPRAEILSEVWATGELVDEVVTHARKSLASLDPHAGRLLSAVWLRVPDGPGVLILTAHVLALDPASWRIVLSEIDAGLHTLAAGRAVAPYREHTTYRQWSRLLADRARNLRSGDFWAAELDGADPPLGARRLRPQTDRAGELAISVSSCDANVTARLLSLAQPMPELLATAAARTVTAWRRSRGQQTPAPLLALETHGRVDIQVDQSVEDRVDTSDTVGLLTAIYPLRIHSDGATDHARIPGSAVDYGLLRYLRSDTRLCALPEPQLLLNYLGNLQVGAGDLRVDRSLLAGLGQLPEPQQAVRHELTVVAALLGSAEGPVLATQWRTLPDILAADDLTVLQKLWQQTLLEMAS
- a CDS encoding non-ribosomal peptide synthetase — its product is MTETHTGLDEARLELLRRRLADRGLSSPQAVPRAAAVDQLSDGQARMWFVQMADPTGTLLNVCLSYRITGDIDLGRLHDAVDAVARRHPILRTTYAGGDDGVPRATAHADLRPAWTQHDLTDLSEHARRLRLEVLAQREFAKPFDLSSAAPLRLTVVRTAADEHVLLLVVHHIAWDDGCWRVFFTDLTRAYSGADLGPEFRPPVPRTPDTTGADLEYWRAVMANPPEPLELPGPTGTSVPTNWRAARSTVRLPADIAGQVTAIARDTGCTPYMVMLAAFGALMHRYTHSDDFLVAAPVLNRGAGTEDTIGYFGNTVAMRLRPQPRMTFRALLTATRDTAAGAFAHQRINLDRVVRELNPDRRHGAERMTRVSFGFREPDGGGFNPPGTVCRRDELRSNVTQLPLGLMVEFDRSGVLVEAEYLLEILEPPLVRQLLEHFTVLLEHALTAPDTLLSQLALTNGRESQWLHDVMRGERFTTPAKTLVDLVSEQTRRNPDATAIVYEGKHFSYRELNEESNRLAHWLVEQGIGSEDRVAVLLDKSPDLVITALGLVKSGAVYVPVDPEYPQDRLDFILDDCDAKLVVREPVRDLGGYCADDLTDADRVRPLRPDNNAYLIYTSGTTGLPKGVAVPHRPVAEYFVWFKDEYEVDSADRLLQVASPSFDVSIAEIFGTLACGARMVIPRPGGLTDIGYLTALLRDEGITAMHFVPSLLGLFLSLPGVNQWRTLQRVPIGGEPLPGEVADRFHATFDALLHNFYGPTETVINASRFKVQGPQGTRIVPIGRPKINTNIYLLDDSLQPVPVGVIGEIYIGGTHVAYGYHRRTALTAQRFVADPFNPGARMYRSGDLARRNAQGDIEFVGRADEQVKIRGFRIELGDVAAAISVDPTVGQAVVVVSDLPRLGKSLVGYVTPAQGPDASAEVDLDRIRARVAAALPEYMVPAAYVVLQEIPITTHGKIDRAALPDPDVGTATEFRECQTATEQRVAAMFGDLLGRDRVGADDSFFELGGHSLLATKLVAALRNAFSVDVGVREIFEFATVSRLAAHLDTRAPASARPRLMPTDHQGPVRLSSAQMRSWFTYRVDGPNAYNNIPFAAALRGPVNAEALTSAITDVVARHEILRTTYREFDGIPYQIINPPQQVPVRCADGPHQEWLRHQLEEERGQVIDLETDWPIRAALLSTPEQTVLSLVLHHIAGDHWSAGVLFTDVLTAYRARGAGQQPSWAPLPVQYADYGIWQDELLAESAGIAGPQRDYWIRQLDGLPTENGLRPDFPRPPVLGGAGDAVEFRISAATRDKLTALNRELGVTEFMSLQAVVAVALHKAGGSIDIPIGTPVSGRNESELDQLVGFFINIVVLRNDLRGNPALREVLTRTRDMALAAYQHQDLPFDQVVDAVRPVRSLSRNPLFDVVVHVRDQLPAGRVIESGPDGDTAFTALEPTFDAAHADISVNFFACDDGYRGHVIYRTDLYRRSTGQRFADWLVRLAEAFADQPDQTLRDVEIASAQETQRILARCDAGADTARVYLLDESLRPVPQGVVGDVYFGGGVAVGGRSTRPSSTATRFIADPFATRPGSRLYRTGERGRWDCDGQLELLAEATGTTQPKPAPAAAAEPPGTATERLLAGILSEVLDDAAQIGRYDDFFNLGGDSILAVRAAAQAREAGLPLTPRMIFEHPVLHELAATLDAKAQSETDSQNTHYAPMTTSGLSAEELSALTASWDQQP